AATTACATAAAAGGTTAAATAATATTCTCAAGATCTATCTGATTATTAGTCTCTAAGATTAAGCGATAGGTACCAATAACTATCACGTCCTCTTTGAGATGGTTCCTATATAGATGAATTTCTCACTTTCTTTCAGTGCCCTGCTTGCAAGGAATCCTTACGTTAAATTAGTAATATGAGTAGTGACACCAAAATCAATCCACCAAGTATTTAATAATCTTCTCAAGAGTCATTTGATTATTAGTCTCTAAGATTAAGCGTTAGGTTCCAATAGCTATTACTTCCGCTTTGAGATGGTTCCTCATGTAGATGACCTCACTTTCTTTCGATTTCTTGGTTGTAAGGAATCCTTACATTGGATTAGTAATGTGAGTAGTAGCTCCAGAATCAATCCACCAAGTATTAGAAAGATCTTTAACAAAATTTGGTTCGTAACATTTAAAAGAAAGATTAGtacttttcttttcaaaccaagTCATGCCCTTATTGCAATCATTCTCTACATGTCCTTTCTTGccacataaataacacttgacaTAAACTTTGCATCATGACACTAGCTACATGTTTTTAGTTCCCTTGCCTTCATTGGTTTTTTTCCTCTAGTAAATTTGTAATTCTTCTGCATAGCTCCACAAGTTATAGGAAGAGTTAAATGTTGTCCATCCTGTCTCTTTCTCACTTCATCCTAAATGCACTTACTACTCTGCTCCTTTAAGTTCCAGTAGTCATTGGTGGTGTTATAGTGAATCTTGAATGGAGCAACCTGAGGAAGCGAGTTAAGGATGAACTAAACCAAAAATGATTCATCCACGTTCATCCCTAAAGCTTTAagtttttgcaactttttcatttatGTCCAGTATATGTTATTGAGTTCTTTCCTAACCACCATATTTTATAGTGATTAATTTAGCCATCAAAGTGTCAGCAAGAGACTTATCGGTATGTTTAGAAGCAAGGAAGAGTAAGTCTTGATATTCGTGACAAAGCTCATTCTCATAAACATAAGACTGGGTTTGTTCGACCCTGTTCAAGCTTTTGAATATTCCACCTTCTCTTCAATTGTAACTTCCAGAGATTTCTTACTTAATAAAGCATGTCAATATCCAGTATACCTAGTGAAAATTGAACCCTTTCATACCCTTCCGAGAAATTTCATTCTTCAAAAATAGTTCATGCCAGAGAATGTAAGGCAGTAGGAAGGAATTGCACCGAAATAGAATAATGCTCATATAAGTATCAatttattaaaattcataaatgATTAACTATTGATACCACTTATGTTTTCCCTTGGGTAAAACTTTAGTATATCTAGTGTTCACTCATTATatgtattattaatttaaaaagaacGAGCACTATATGTGCAAGGATTAGATAAAGggaagaaaaacataaaaaattgaagGACCATTGATTAAGGGATTTTAAGCTTCAACTATGGTTGCTTCTTCAAACGACATGTTTCTAaatctctaattttattttttaagatgtGTTGAATTCAATCATCTTTAATTCTTACATTTTCCAGTTAGCTATTGTGTTATGCATTGACTATGCCTCATGTCCTCTCTTGTGTTAAGTCTTTGATTTACCTTTTCAAATTACAATGCTTTCTGTGAATCTATTGTTTGTAGGCATTGTTGTCTTGCAGTGTTAGAAATCTTAAAGCCTTTCATGTTGAAAATCTTTGTTGTGCTTCGAGAAACCAGATAGTATCCAGGTTATAGTAGGTTAATTTTGTAGGACGCCCCAAAAGTCTACTACTGAAATGAACTTAGGATTCCAATATATATCTATGTATATTTTACATAGagttagtatttggtacactgCTAGTGGAATATTTTAATTCCACAAGGAGGGTTCAAATATGGCcacataaccttttttttttttttctaattcttgaatttttattttttactatatCTTAAATAGGACATGTATCGCCCTTAGAACCTTATATTTTTAAAGACTCCAATGGCAATGTACCAAATAATTGTCCTATTATATGATGCTTTTTTTAGTTAGTAACAAAATTAGTTCACGGATTCGTTCAAAGTTAATCTGTATTTCCTAATTGGAAGTAgttttaactattttatgcatATACCTTGGGAATCAAGTTCCACGTTGTTTTCCAGGTCAATTTTCTTTTGGCAATCCTATGATAGAAGCAACAAACTTTAGAAATTGGACAATACATGAATTATTGAGATTGTTCCCCTTTCCATTATATGTCGAGATGGTATGTACCTTTCCCTTCGACCCCATGAGTAGAAGAACTACTGAGACAGTTAGGTAATCCCCTTATTTATGGAGATGTTTTCCACCTTTTCCACTGACTTCATTCAAGACGACATAGTCAATCCAGAAAACTAAAGAAAGTACGAATGCTGCTTTTTGAACTCCATGAGATTACATGTATGAAACTGTCTTTGGTATCAAGATTAAATGCCTGTGCTAAACATGTTTGTAGATGTACTGCCAACTATAACGTTTCATTACAAGTCTGTTTTAATCTATGTTTTTATGTGTAATTTTAGATGGTAAATTGGCTCATTGTTTCTTGCTTATGCACACTGTTTCTCTTAGAGTTTATGTGGATTCTTAGTACCTCTCAGCTATATGCCTCGGttctgaattttttcttttttcttttatttaaattcttgTATAAACAATTCATAATTTTCAACTCCATGCAATCACTACTTACTTCTTTGTCATTTTCATTATTTGTTCAGTCTTTTCATTGTCGACGGGGGAAAGCCTACCTTTTCAATAACGTGTAAGATTTCTTCAATGATTGATTGAATGAAGAGAAtcatttttgtttcttaaaaaatattttactggttTTATTTGAACGACTAAAGCTGCCGGCTAATTCTTCTAGCTGTTATAATTTGTGTGATACTGAAATCTTCGTATTATGTCATCATGATCTTTACAAAAGCAATGAATCGCCATGAATCTTCAAAATTTTGTAACAAGTTCCTGAAAAAATTCATATTCGGGCTGATGGATGCTTTGAGTTGCTTATTGTATAAGAGTTAATGCTTCAGGGTGAACATAACAGTTGGAGACCTAGAAGAGAGGATGATGATTTCTGGGATACATACCGTGGCTGATATATTTTGCTGCTGTTGCGGACAAATTGTCGGCTGGAAATATGTAATTACTGTCCCTCTTGCATGCGCGCGCGCacacgcacacacacacacacacacacacacacactcacCTTTATTCAGCAAAGTCGAGTTCTGAAGATTGTGAACCTTTGCTAAATTTTCCATCTTTGTCGGGCAGGAGGCAGCATACGAGAAGAGTCAAAAGTACAAAGAAGGAAAGTTTGTTCTTGAGAGGTAAAACTTTTACCTTTGCCTTTTTCAAATTTAGTTCTTGACAATGGAAAACATCATATATGTTCTTGCTCTTTACACGGCACAGGGGAAGGATTGTTGATGAAATCGACTTTTCATCAGAAGTGTACATTGATACCCGTCCTAGTATGAGTGACAGCGAAGATGCTTAGAATGTTGTAACTTGTGACCATTGTATCTGAAGCAAAGATCCAATAAGAGCAGCAGTAAATTTTGTAGATTACATAAGAAATAATGTAATAAATTGCCATGGAAGATTAGGTACTGTAACTTGATTCCGGTGAAAAAAATGTACTGCACTTAATGATATAAGTTACATATTCTCAAAAAATCGAAAACCAATTTAAACCATCTCTAGTTCTATGTGACTGAATGGTAAAATGTTCTTCAGTTGCCACTCAGTTTCTTTGTACCACTTAAACAAGCCCAATCATCAATCTCTGATACGGATATGTTGTCTAGCAATGGAGAATATCGATCTATAATGCAAGGAACCtgcattaaacaaataaaatgaggTTCAAGAAACTATGGATGAAATAAGATTCTGGTCTTCAGAGCTTGCAGAAACAAATGAAAAGGTAAATTATGGTGATCTCATGATGTGGTCTAATTTTGACTAGATTTAATCCAATTAGTTCATATACTCTtctttaagaaaagaaaatagtcTCTAAAATGTTTGATAAACCCAATATCTAATCCAATTGGTTTATAtagggtaaaagtatcatgaagaTCTTTGTATTAAAAGTCAAATTATATTTTGCTCTTTCTactaaaaaatagacaaattagtccttcccgtgcattaaataaaaaaataaattggtcattctattaaaatgtttttatttctattgttaaaaactaatcATTATATGTTAGAACAAGTTACACATGTACGTGCAATTGTCTGGTTATTCTATCAACCACACTGATTTTTtacaataaaatgaaatttttaacagaaatgaccaatttgctctttgatctaatgcacatagactaatttactcattttttgaacAAAAGGATAAAACGCAATCTAATTTCTAGTACAAAGAccttcataatacttttactgTTCATATAGCCATCTTTAAGAGAGTCTCTAGTTCATATGTACGaatgtatgcatatatatatatatatatataggcaacAATTCAGATCAAATATCTAGTTTCCTATCACACTAAAACAATCACTTAAGCTGGTAGAAGTGTCATGGGGCTAGAACGCACGGACCGGACAGAAGTACCTGCTCAGATAGAATACCCGAAAGGCCAATTGCTGCACCGGGCCTAGCATGAGAGACAATATCATCTGCCAGTTCTAACAAAGGATTTAGAAGTATATTTGCAACGATCACGTCGTATGTTTCATGTTCGGATTCGGCCACTGCCTCAAATGAAGTCTGTTTTTGAATATCTTTATGTTCATCAGCGGAGGGGGAGGAAGTGTTGCTAGAAACCAGGCgtaattgaaaattttcaggacCTATGTCATTCAGAGCAGCATTGTGACGTGCAGATGTTATTGCTAGGGGATCTATATCGATTCCAACAGAGAAAGAAGCACCAAACTGCAGGTCGTTATTGAGAAATTAGTATGTATGTGTTAGCCGGCACCTATGTTATTCAGACTCGGGTTAGTGTTGGATACAGACATATATCCAACATGGGTATCTTCAATCTTTTTGAGTTTTTCCCTGTCTTTGGAGGACCCTTGGAGGGTCATATCCCATACCATATCAGGATATGTCTCAAAAACGAGTTCGACATGAATATGGCAATACAACCCTCCAATACATGAAAACACttgaaaaaaattggacataCTTGGATCTAGTATTCACACCCGAGTCCGAGTAACATAGCTTAAGAATCCAAGCAtataattaagaattaaattaccTTAAGTGCCGCAATTGCCAAAATGCCAGAACCTGTGCCATAATCCAAGAAACGTTCTCCTCCTATGATCAATCTTTGTAGCAGCAATAAACACAATCTAGTGGTTGGATGCTCCCCAGTGCCAAATGCCAATCCAGGATTCAGAATAATATTTGTTGCTTTAACATCCTAATGCAGTGAAAGCAAACACCTCTTACATGTTCAAATCACCAATAAtactcaaaaatatataaaaaaataaaatagaattctTCTATGTACATACTACAGCACAATGCCGACTAGTTTATAGAAGATGGCAAAGAAGAGAGTCGCATATTATGTTATCAGGACTCGAGGATGAGTGTCGGAGTATGTTCTTAACACGgacatgcttaaatttttttctctGAATCTGTGTCATAGGGTTGGACAGAgtactttagaaaaaaaaatgaagagtctGGATAACATAGATTTCGTATATATAATAAACAAAGATTGCAACAAAACCTTAAGAGAAGTTAATTGGAGATAACCATACTGGGGGAGTCTTCCACACAGGAACAATCCAAAGTCCTTCAGTCACTTCAACTGGATCAAATGATTCCTATCTCAAACAGAAAACAAGGGTTCAAATTATATTAtcaatgaaattatatattaactgTTGAGCTATAAACCAATTATAAAATAAGATCCAACAATGAATCCTCCCAAAAGTGGTTATTGAATACATTACAATTTCCAAACAAAGGTAAGTCACTTGTACATAAATCAATTGCCTGTTTCCTGCCTTTTTTTCTCCATATTAGTATTAATCATAAGTCATTaattataaaacttaattaaaacttttctccataattaaaacttaattaataataaaacttttCTCAATTACATAGGTGCTTTGAAGCTAAATTATACCATAACAAAACCCAAGGTTTAGCTGAGATTTGAATATcaatggtaaaagtatcatggaggctccTATACTggaagtcagattgcattttaacCCCTTGattcaaaaaatgggcaaattagtccctatactttagaTTAAAGCGCAAACCGGTCCTTTTTATTAAAAGTTTCATCCATTTCTTCTATTAAAAACTGGTGTAGTTGACAGAATATCCAGACAATTTCACATAATGTGTCATCTATACCTCCTGCAGACAGTTTCACATAATGTGTCTCATATAACTAAaggaccagtttgctctttgaaaTGCAATGTGGCTCCTAGTTCATAAGAGAAATTGCAGCATAACATATAGAGAACGAGAAAAGTGAACTAACCTGAGTTTTCTTTATCCAATCATAATGTTCACCTGTTTTAACTTCGTAACTAG
The genomic region above belongs to Gossypium hirsutum isolate 1008001.06 chromosome D05, Gossypium_hirsutum_v2.1, whole genome shotgun sequence and contains:
- the LOC107918209 gene encoding protein yippee-like At5g53940 isoform X1; the encoded protein is MGKVFVVELDGRSYRCGFCKTHLALPDDLVSRSFHCRRGKAYLFNNVVNITVGDLEERMMISGIHTVADIFCCCCGQIVGWKYEAAYEKSQKYKEGKFVLERGRIVDEIDFSSEVYIDTRPSMSDSEDA
- the LOC107918207 gene encoding ribosomal protein L11 methyltransferase encodes the protein MALRHFFKHLTILTSSYGFCTLSSRFIHPSLTTLFNNINPKTQPLIPAKFSLPLSHCYTSLSHPSTSTLLSPYLSVRIRCPKDIADVFSEALICFGASSTTVHLQLLWMKMIIICIESIFPESEDVDVCISLAADSAGLKMIPSYEVKTGEHYDWIKKTQESFDPVEVTEGLWIVPVWKTPPDVKATNIILNPGLAFGTGEHPTTRLCLLLLQRLIIGGERFLDYGTGSGILAIAALKFGASFSVGIDIDPLAITSARHNAALNDIGPENFQLRLVSSNTSSPSADEHKDIQKQTSFEAVAESEHETYDVIVANILLNPLLELADDIVSHARPGAAIGLSGILSEQVPCIIDRYSPLLDNISVSEIDDWACLSGTKKLSGN
- the LOC107918209 gene encoding protein yippee-like At5g53940 isoform X2, which produces MEGLIDAGFVKLTWLSLMILFPGVNITVGDLEERMMISGIHTVADIFCCCCGQIVGWKYEAAYEKSQKYKEGKFVLERGRIVDEIDFSSEVYIDTRPSMSDSEDA